The Setaria italica strain Yugu1 chromosome IX, Setaria_italica_v2.0, whole genome shotgun sequence genome has a window encoding:
- the LOC101785239 gene encoding uncharacterized protein LOC101785239 isoform X4, with amino-acid sequence MEAAAAAAATPERETSAEWGDGVVALGFRVKASSRESPSQKAGNVLEADLRSHWSTATNTKEWILLELQEPCLLSHVRIYNKSVLEWELTAGLRYKPDAFVKVRPRCESPKRDVVYAANHTPCRYLRISCLRGNPIAIFFIQLYGIPVPGLEPELQPLLSYLLPQITSAKQPPSQNMHLQLLKDIASRLPPFLPQIEADLNSIADTPESSVRFLALLAGPFYPILHLVNERDPTRSLFPSADSDALRTSPAATPTISSNFEAQPRRSRSPSSVQPASYLLAFRSETAVLLLRKAHKDKTLGVVCLRASKVLQKLLEPEPFLDKSMSNGVMLSSHACDEIPKSDASSLVLSTDYSCMFGEEFSLLENHFDGSFLSILDIAAVEEGILHVLYAAASQPLLCRKLAEVTSDIWSVLPLVQALLPALRPSLSPGPTEQIDDSFSQWNHPNVQHALSQITVVADCYNVSIVISFTSSSQSLCWLSFILPFITCENSLCFARLVSGAIGTMDSHDNSKEQVDLAVELLEGLLGIIQEAGQYLARSRAALKYVLLAISGHMDDVLTEYKEVMHKLLFILEMLDPFIDPPTSVLKDTVIFGGITAIYLEKQSSASDIALNIIRTAVKRADVLPSLELEWRRGAVAPSVILSILDPHMPLPPDIDLCRSSVHEINNASLAVLDNPAPQTCNPENIDGRDASETTIRAESFEQYNFLFAPEELNQSELTGLCTLKEKGCDVITQTSLDQDNPEGRRTNEKLSSEPFLLDNIAAADYFDAQADYQQLENYQDCELRALEFHRLALNLCMQQEPTFEGHNAGIDALLLAAECYVNPFFLLDFQPNLERLEKIERIHSELMQGNASIVSKNLHLKDLDRKAMSNLEKKRDRSVIDLLLQAARFDCEYQEKIPEGEPYPNNAEDGERSVEISQEALQFADAVTLVRKNQAMLCHFIMKQFQRKGHLCSEILLQSLLFLLHSATELFCPPENVIDIILKSAENLNEQLACLYSCVNAGKKNLDRVKVHGLRRRWTLLQKLVLASSGSDNTREIARTKRDGFRFRSLVPPSTWIQKISDFSRFSSPLPRFLGWMAVSRYAKEYLNERLFLASDFSQLTSLLSIYMDELCLMDGVSTQKVRPAKGEQSNCKHLLLKKETTLSDQRSMAKQFKILLPELHFFFPSMSRLFNAFGESILEAVGLQLKCLPNNAVPDVLCWFSELCLWPYLERIKEHLVAANRISYLRGNIAANVKAVVFYLLESIITEHMEAIIPEMPRIVHILVSLCRASYTDVAFLKSVLCLMKPLISYFLRKGTDNTKVLGHVMEGSNFELLCFEELFEIVRCGKDLEDTSVDKIQVPLLIFILGSMFPDFSFERRIEMLSSLLVWVDCISSDPPSLLCSYLQGFQTLLDGCETVLVQNIELLGVSILSATSQSVESTDSLGVDGIMQLEKNTQDSEEQILVKSTAYYENDGSRKGVYSLHPSSIIEFCGAMEKFISHLTPSIEGSWKWHHQLASGLSLSIAKCLLFANFLKSIAQEETVSSSSEQDVAVKISSELAQKHWQSALEGLGKIILANQETQCWQVASAMLDYIMSMPNVLAWGNVLSATCSAVKGFCSHAPRISWRLQTDKWLSLLVSGGIESFNNSETCLIDLFCTMLSHSEPEQRSIALQQLGRIINSTSSTEADLKSPTYDPNFLTSVSTVTSLLVTHTWDRVAALALHDSSMLLRNHAMALLTEYVPYVDRKHLQSFLASSNSILNGLGQLSGVVEEGYFTRMSLLLLSRACLYSTPGDIALLPECVWQKLENMQTSSGGFGYMEKDLCRALCQLRSESDAKTVVKEVLSGSTCQAVSPDFKSIRDSILQVMSSLSSIEAYFEFFSAKSAQENEELEEAEIELELIEKEKSVHNFVVHRGDTVVPDMPSYHKGGNDVNKRLQQVRENIRSLEKSRLKEEITVRRQKKLLIRHAREKYLEETSSREMELMQELDRERGLEMEREVERQRQLDIERAKSRELQFNLDLEKEKQTQRELQRELEQVELGRSSSRREFSANPNSRSRERYRERDGGRAQQEAGSLRSSSRGHEGGSAQATAPAGGPPVVLAGTRSFSGGNLPTILQPRDRAAAAADDDNAWTEGSRDFGDASSIGDPEFDGPRPQGPRGGSGGGKSSSSRQVVERRERDGTSAGTGRREGKWERKQHS; translated from the exons atggaggcggcggcggctgcggcggcgacgccggagaGGGAGACGTCGGCGGAGTGGGGCGATGGCGTGGTGGCGCTGGGTTTCCGGGTGAAGGCATCCTCTCGCGAGTCGCCGTCGCAGAAGGCGGGGAACGTGCTGGAGGCCGACCTGCGCTCCCACTGGTCCACCGCCACCAACACCAAGGAATGGatcctccttgagctccag GAGCCGTGCCTCCTCTCCCACGTCCGCATCTACAACAAGTCCGTCCTCGAATGGGAGCTCACCGCCGGTCTGCGCTACAAGCCCGATGCCTTCGTCAAGGTGCGCCCGCGCTGCGAGTCCCCCAAGCGCGACGTGGTCTACGCCGCCAACCACACCCCTTGCCGCTACCTCCGCATCTCCTGCCTTCGCGGCAACCCCAtcgccatcttcttcatccagCTCTATGGCATCCCCGTGCCTGGCCTTGAACCTGAGCTCCAGCCTCTGCTCAGCTACTTGCTCCCGCAAATCACATCGGCCAAACAACCCCCGTCTCAGAACATGCACCTCCAG TTGCTTAAAGACATCGCGAGCAGGCTACCTCCATTTCTGCCCCAGATTGAG GCTGACCTTAATAGCATCGCAGACACCCCAGAGAGCAGTGTGCGTTTCTTGGCTCTGCTTGCTGGTCCATTTTATCCGATCCTTCACCTTGTAAATGAAAG GGATCCTACCAGATCATTGTTCCCTTCTGCTGATTCAGATGCCTTGAGAACTAGTCCGGCTGCTACACCAACCATTTCTTCAAACTTTGAG GCACAACCTAGGAGATCACGGAGTCCATCATCTGTTCAGCCTGCTTCATATTTACTGGCTTTTCGATCTGAAACGGCTGTGCTCCTCTTAAGGAAAGCACATAAAGACAAAACTCTTGGAGTTGTTTGCCTCCGA GCATCAAAAGTATTGCAAAAACTCTTGGAGCCTGAGCCATTTCTAGACAAATCAATGTCTAATGGTGTCATGCTATCGAGCCATGCCTGTGATGAAATTCCTAAAAGTGATGCTTCCAGTCTAGTACTTTCTACAGACTACTCTTGTATGTTTGGAGAGGAATTTAGCCTATTAGAAAATCATTTTGATGGTTCATTCCTGAGTATTTTGGATATCGCTGCTGTGGAAGAAGGCATTCTTCATGTACTGTATGCGGCTGCTTCACAG CCTCTGTTATGTCGCAAGCTTGCTGAAGTTACTTCAGACATTTGGTCTGTCTTACCACTTGTCCAAGCTCTACTTCCAG CACTTCGCCCTTCACTCAGTCCTGGTCCTACTGAGCAGATTGATGATTCTTTTAGCCAATGGAATCATCCAAACGTTCAGCATGCTCTGTCCCAG ATAACTGTGGTTGCAGATTGTTACAATGTCAGTATCGTCATCAGTTTTACATCCTCTTCTCAGAGCTTGTGCTGGTTATCTTTCATCCTACCTTTCATCACAT GTGAAAACAGCCTGTGTTTTGCTCGACTTGTGTCGGGGGCCATTGGCACCATGGATTCCCATGATAACAGCAAAG AACAGGTAGATCTTGCAGTTGAACTTCTGGAGGGCCTCCTGGGTATCATCCAG GAAGCTGGCCAATATCTTGCTCGTTCTCGAGCAGCGCTGAAGTATGTTCTCTTGGCAATTTCTGGGCATATGGATGATGTGCTCACAGAATATAAA GAAGTCATGCATAAGTTACTTTTCATTCTGGAGATGCTAGATCCTTTTATCGATCCTCCTACAAGTGTGTTGAAAGACACAGTAATATTTGGTGGTATCACTGCTATATATTTGGAGAAGCAGTCAAGTGCATCCGATATTGCCTTAAATATTATCCGTACAGCAGTAAAGAGGGCTGATGTTCTCCCTTCTTTGGAACTTGAATGGCGACGAGGAGCAGTCGCCCCAAG TGTAATTCTCTCTATCTTGGATCCGCATATGCCACTTCCTCCAGACATAGACCTCTGCAGAAGTTCAGTGCATGAGATTAATAATGCATCTTTGGCTGTTTTGGATAATCCTGCACCACAGACGTGCAACCCTGAAAATATTGATGGTCGCGATGCCTCTGAAACAACTATTCGGGCTGAAAGTTTTGAACAGTACAATTTTTTGTTTGCTCCTGAAGAATTAAATCAATCTGAGTTGACAGGTCTTTGTACCTTGAAAGAAAAAGGCTGTGATGTAATAACTCAAACAAGTTTGGACCAGGACAACCCTGAAGGCAGAAGAACTAATGAGAAACTATCATCTGAACCTTTCCTGCTAGATAACATCGCTGCAGCTGATTATTTTGATGCACAGGCTGATTATCAACAGCTGGAGAACTACCAGGACTGTGAGTTACGAGCTCTAGAATTTCATCGCTTAGCGCTGAACCTATGCATGCAACAAGAGCCAACATTTGAAGGGCATAATGCTGGAATTGATGCTTTGCTGCTAGCTGCAGAATGTTACGTTAATCCATTTTTTCTCCTGGATTTCCAGCCTAATTTAGAGCGACTGGAGAAGATTGAACGTATCCATTCAGAGTTGATGCAAGGGAATGCCTCCATTGTGTCGAAAAATTTGCACTTGAAAGATTTAGATCGAAAAGCAATGTCTAATttggagaagaagcgggatagaTCTGTCATAGATTTACTCCTGCAAGCTGCAAGATTTGATTGTGAATACCAGGAAAAGATACCTGAGGGGGAACCTTATCCAAATAATGCTGAAGATGGCGAGCGATCTGTAGAAATCTCACAAGAAGCTCTTCAGTTTGCTGATGCGGTAACTTTGGTCAGAAAGAACCAGGCTATGCTCTGCCACTTTATTATGAAGCAATTCCAAAGGAAAGGACACTTGTGTAGTGAAATTCTTCTCCAGAGCTTGTTGTTCTTGTTGCACTCAGCAACCGAATTATTTTGTCCACCAGAGAATGTAATTGATATAATTTTGAAATCTGCTGAAAATCTCAACGAACAGCTTGCATGTCTTTACAGTTGTGTTAATGCAGGGAAAAAGAATCTGGATAGGGTAAAAGTACATGGTCTAAGAAGACGTTGGACCCTTCTCCAGAAGCTGGTTCTGGCTTCATCTGGCAGTGATAATACGAGAGAAATTGCCAGAACTAAAAGAGATGGTTTCCGTTTTAGAAGCTTAGTCCCTCCATCAACATGGATACAGAAGATATCCGATTTCTCCAGGTTTTCTAGCCCACTCCCTCGCTTTCTTGGATGGATGGCAGTGTCTCGTTATGCCAAGGAATATCTAAATGAGAGGCTGTTTCTTGCTTCTGATTTCTCACAGCTTACATCTTTGCTGTCAATTTACATGGATGAACTTTGTTTGATGGATGGAGTTTCAACTCAGAAGGTCAGGCCTGCAAAAGGTGAACAATCTAATTGTAAGCATTTGCTCCTTAagaaggaaactactctgtcaGATCAACGAAGCATGGCCAAACAGTTTAAAATTTTACTGCCAGAACTACATTTCTTCTTTCCAAGCATGAGTAGACTGTTTAATGCATTTGGAGAGAGCATCTTGGAAGCTGTTGGGCTACAGTTAAAATGTCTTCCCAACAATGCAGTACCAGATGTTCTTTGTTGGTTTTCTGAGTTGTGCTTGTGGCCTTATCTCGAACGCATTAAGGAGCATCTTGTAGCTGCAAACCGAATTAGTTACTTGAGAGGAAATATTGCTGCTAATGTGAAGGCAGTTGTTTTCTATCTACTTGAGAGTATTATTACTGAGCACATGGAGGCTATTATTCCTGAAATGCCCAGGATAGTGCACATTCTCGTGTCACTCTGTAGAGCTTCTTATACTGATGTGGCCTTCCTTAAGTCCGTGCTATGTCTAATGAAGCCACTCATCTCCTACTTCTTAAGGAAGGGAACTGATAATACAAAAGTATTGGGTCATGTAATGGAGGGCAGTAATTTTGAGCTGCTTTGTTTTGAAGAATTGTTTGAAATTGTTCGCTGTGGTAAAGATTTAGAGGATACATCTGTAGATAAGATTCAGGTACCCTTGCTTATCTTCATTCTGGGATCAATGTTTCCTGATTTCTCATTTGAGAGGAGGATTGAAATGTTAAGCTCCTTGTTAGTATGGGTGGATTGTATCAGTTCCGATCCACCATCATTGTTATGCAGTTATCTTCAAGGCTTCCAGACACTTCTTGATGGTTGTGAAACTGTGCTAGTTCAAAATATCGAACTACTTGGTGTCAGCATCCTTTCTGCGACAAGCCAATCTGTAGAATCTACTGATTCCTTGGGTGTTGACGGCATCATGCAACTAGAGAAGAACACACAAGATAGTGAAGAGCAAATACTAGTGAAATCCACAGCATATTATGAGAATGATGGAAGTCGTAAGGGTGTTTATTCTCTACATCCAAGTAGTATCATAGAATTTTGTGGTGCGATGGAGAAGTTTATTTCACACCTTACTCCATCTATTGAGGGTAGTTGGAAATGGCACCATCAGTTGGCCTCTGGGCTCTCTTTGTCGATTGCAAAGTGTTTATTGTTTGCAAATTTTTTGAAGTCCATTGCACAGGAAGAGACAGTGTCTAGTAGCAGTGAGCAAGATGTTGCTGTGAAAATTTCCAGTGAGCTTGCACAAAAGCATTGGCAAAGTGCTCTTGAAGGTCTTGGAAAAATTATTTTAGCAAATCAGGAAACACAGTGCTGGCAGGTGGCATCAGCTATGCTTGATTATATAATGAGCATGCCAAACGTCCTTGCTTGGGGTAATGTTCTTAGTGCTACATGCTCTGCAGTCAAGGGCTTCTGCTCTCATGCACCTAGGATATCTTGGAGGCTGCAGACAGATAAGTGGTTATCATTATTGGTTTCTGGTGGAATTGAGAGCTTCAATAACAGCGAGACATGTTTGATTGATCTTTTCTGTACAATGTTGAGTCATTCTGAACCAGAGCAGCGCTCTATTGCATTACAGCAGCTTGGGAGGATTATTAACTCAACAAGTTCCACTGAAGCTGATTTGAAATCTCCTACTTATGACCCAAATTTCCTCACATCTGTCTCAACAGTTACGTCCCTTCTGGTTACTCATACATGGGACAGAGTAGCAGCATTGGCTCTCCATGACTCTTCTATGCTATTAAGGAATCATGCAATGGCATTGCTTACTGAATATGTGCCTTATGTTGATAGGAAGCATCTGCAGTCCTTTCTCGCATCCAGTAACAGTATCCTGAATGGTTTGGGACAACTTTCTGGTGTAGTTGAAGAGGGCTATTTTACACGAATGTCTTTGCTGTTGCTTTCTAGGGCATGTCTTTATTCCACTCCTGGAGATATCGCTCTGCTACCTGAATGTGTTTGGCAGAAGTTGGAAAACATGCAAACATCATCTG GAGGTTTTGGTTATATGGAGAAAGATCTCTGCCGAGCTCTGTGCCAACTAAGAAGTGAATCAGATGCTAAAACC GTTGTGAAAGAAGTTCTCTCCGGATCTACCTGTCAGGCAGTCAGCCCTGATTTTAAGAGCATCCGTGATTCGATTCTTCAG GTGATGTCCTCTTTGAGTTCTATTGAGGCATACTTTGAGTTCTTCTCAGCCAAATCTGCTCAAGAAAATGAG GAACTTGAAGAAGCTGAGATTGAATTGGAGCTTATTGAAAAAGAGAAATCAGTTCATAACTTTGTTGTGCATCGCGGTGATACTGTGGTTCCTGATATGCCATCAT ACCACAAGGGTGGTAATGATGTTAATAAACGGCTCCAGCAAGTACGGGAAAATATACGATCCCT GGAAAAGTCCAGGCTTAAAGAGGAAATTACAGTACGCAGGCAAAAGAAGCTGCTTATAAGACATGCTCGTGAAAAGTACTTAGAAGAGACAAGCTCTAGGGAAATGGAGCTTATGCAAGAGCTCGATAG GGAGAGAGGCCTCGAGATGGAACGTGAAGTAGAAAGACAGCGACAATTGGATATTGAGCGTGCGAAGTCTAGGGAACTGCAGTTCAACCTTGacttggaaaaagaaaaacaaactcAG AGAGAGCTTCAACGTGAACTGGAGCAAGTCGAGTTGGGGCGTTCATCATCAAGGCGGGAGTTTTCAGCCAATCCAAACAG CCGGTCCAGGGAGCGGTACCGCGAAAGGGATGGCGGCAGAGCACAGCAGGAGGCAGGGAGCCTGAGGTCAAGCAGCCGAGGCCACGAGGGAGGCTCCGCTCAGGCGACTGCGCCGGCCGGAGGCCCCCCTGTCGTGCTCGCCGGAACGAGATCCTTCTCCGGAGGCAACCTTCCGACGATACTGCAGCCTCGCGAccgtgctgctgccgccgctgatgATGACAACGCTTGGACCGAGGGAAGCAGGGACTTCGGTGACGCCAGCAGCATCGGTGACCCCGAGTTCGATGGGCCGAGGCCGCAAGGGCCACgaggcggcagtggcggcggcaagTCGTCGTCGTCCAGGCAAGTTGTGGAGCGGAGGGAGCGTGATGGCACCAGTGCCGGCACAGGCAGAAGGGAAGGGAAATGGGAGAGGAAGCAACATTCCTGA